The region GCCTGAAGAATTATGCAGTCTTCTCAAAGCGTTCAATCTTGATGGTGCCTTGATGGTCCAACCCAGCTTTCTTGGAGCAGACAACAGCTATCTGCTGCAGGTGCTTGCAGACTATGCCTCGAATGACACGGTCACATTCAAAGGTGTGGCCGTTCTTGACCCCGCGATGCCGGTGGATAGCGGTTGGCTGCGGGAACTCGATGAAAGAGGCATTGTTGGTGTTCGGCTGAACCTCCTGCGTAAGGCCCCCGCATTCGATTACGAAACCTGGCGCCAGACACTGGCCGCAGTCGAAAAGATGGGCTGGCACATCGAACTGCACAGCGAGGCAGAGCATCTTCCGCAGCTTCTTCCCCAATTGACGCGTCACCATGCAAAGGTTGTGGTCGACCACTTCGGACTGGTCGGAGACATCAATGGAAGTTCAGGGCTGAGGGCCATTCTGGACCAGCCGGAAGACCGGCTCTGGATAAAGGTTTCAGGCGCCTACCGCATTCATCCCGATGCAGACAGGTCGGCCGATGCAGACACCATGGCCCCGCTCCGGCATATATACTCTGAACACTTCGGCGAAAACCGCCTCATATGGGGCAGCGACTGGCCCTTCACGCAATTTGAAGATCGAATGTCCTACTGCCTGGCCCGCTCCGTCGCTCTGCAAAGCGGACATTCGATGAAGGCCGGTTAGAGGGTGGCTGTGGGTGGGGCGTGGGAGTTTGTTGCCTAAGGCGCGAATACTTAGATATGATCGCAACCAAATACAGGCTCTTTTAAATACAATGCCGATAACTAAGAAAACCTCTAAAAATATGCCGCGTGCTTCCGAAGTGGAGATGCAATAACTTTCGCAAATTTGTTGGTTTGGGCGCAATTTCTGGAAAATGGAGACACTTGACCACTACAGTCGCTAAATACGCTGAATGCTGATAAGCTTTGCATAGAATACTCATGGAAGGCTGCTATGATTGACGACAAAAAGAACCAAGCATCTCAATTCAGATTAGAACGAGCCTTCGAAGATCTCACAGCAATATTTGGATCTTCAAGTGTCCCAGATGCATCTTTACCTGAGGTGCTTTTGGTTTTTGACACTAACGTTCTTCTCCTTCCGTATACAATACGAAAAGATAACCTGCCAAAGCTTCAGAGTTTTTAAGAAAAAATACTAAGTGAAAACAGGTTGTATCTACCTGCGCGAGTAGCTCGAGAGTTTATCAGCAATAGAGATAAAAAATTGGCAGACTTGCTGAAAACACTTGGCGACGTTAAGTCGAGAATAAACATTGGTGATCCACGATTATCGCCAATCCTAGAGGGCGTTAATGGCAGTAAGGATTTATCAGCTGCGAGTGACGAATTAAGAAAAGCTAAGCAGAAATATGTGGCTGCTGTTAGTCTACTTGAAAACAGTGTGCGCTCATGGAGTGGAGATGATCCAGTTACGCAAATTTATTCTAAAGTGTTTGATGAAAAGAATATCATCTCCCCACCTGATGCCGAAAGTGAATTAGTAGAGGAGTGGGATTTGAGAAGGGCTAACTCAGTTCCTCCAGGATATAAAGATGGAGCAAAAGAAGATACAGGGATAGGGGATTTTCTGATTTGGAAATCCATTCTGCATTTAGGTGCTGAGCTGAAACGGGACTTAATTTTCGTTACTGGTGATGAGAAAGCAGACTGGTTTGTCAGATCAAACGGAGGAGGTGCATATCCAAGACCAGAACTTATAGCTGAGTACAAAAAATTCTCTGGCGGGAAGAATTTTCGCCTAGCAAGCCTTCACGATATTCTACTTGAAATGGAGGTGTCGAAAGACTTCGCGAGCGAAGTTGAGCGAGCGGAAGATGACGCTAATAACACCTTTCGCTTGTTTATTCATGCTCCATCAGCCGATGCTATTCGCAATCTAAAAACAACAGCTTTGATAAAGGGTAAGTATGAAGGTCAGTATGAAACTCTAACTTTCATATTGCCATATGGTGGAACGGAAATTTCAATTTATGATCAAGGAAGTCTATTCAAGTTTCAAGTCTCGGAAGCTGGGCACAATTCTCTTTGGGTTTATCCGAATTCTACCTATCAGTTTTTCTTTGTAGGGCATCCAGCAACTGGTCAGCCGCGAGATATTAAAGACGAGCCAAGTCAGCACGCGGCATTTAGAATTGAGAAAGATCAACGGCTGTTTGTTCGAAGTAAGGACAACGCCATTCTTGGCGTACGACTGAATACAGCTAATGTGCCTAAATTCGATGAAAACTTCGTCATTTCCTTTGCCGGGGCCATCTTTAAGGGAGATGATAGCTAGCGATTTCTGGTAGGAATGGACCAATGGCAGCTTTGGCGATTTACGATGTGGCATGCTGACCTTAGAGGGAATGTCCACAAAGGCCCGCTTGCAGCCATCAGCCACCCACAGATAGGGCATCGGAATACGGGCTGTGGCTATAGGCATGCCTTCGCTGCTTTTTTGGGCACGAAGTGACAGTGTGGTTCCGGAAAATTGCCAGGCTTTTGGGGGAGTAAAAGCACGCGCAGAAGCGCACTGTTCAAGCACCATTGCCAGTTCAGGTTAGAGGTCTGGTGCTTTGATGCTCAAGCAGGGATTGCACCTGGATTACTTGCTGCTGGAGAGGGCACTGGACCCTCCCCTCACCCCGGGCGGACGAGG is a window of Coralliovum pocilloporae DNA encoding:
- a CDS encoding PIN-like domain-containing protein, which translates into the protein MYLPARVAREFISNRDKKLADLLKTLGDVKSRINIGDPRLSPILEGVNGSKDLSAASDELRKAKQKYVAAVSLLENSVRSWSGDDPVTQIYSKVFDEKNIISPPDAESELVEEWDLRRANSVPPGYKDGAKEDTGIGDFLIWKSILHLGAELKRDLIFVTGDEKADWFVRSNGGGAYPRPELIAEYKKFSGGKNFRLASLHDILLEMEVSKDFASEVERAEDDANNTFRLFIHAPSADAIRNLKTTALIKGKYEGQYETLTFILPYGGTEISIYDQGSLFKFQVSEAGHNSLWVYPNSTYQFFFVGHPATGQPRDIKDEPSQHAAFRIEKDQRLFVRSKDNAILGVRLNTANVPKFDENFVISFAGAIFKGDDS
- a CDS encoding amidohydrolase family protein, whose product is MTLTGANTLMGLPTGQYDGHCHVFRADLPMAEDRRYTPDYDAKPEELCSLLKAFNLDGALMVQPSFLGADNSYLLQVLADYASNDTVTFKGVAVLDPAMPVDSGWLRELDERGIVGVRLNLLRKAPAFDYETWRQTLAAVEKMGWHIELHSEAEHLPQLLPQLTRHHAKVVVDHFGLVGDINGSSGLRAILDQPEDRLWIKVSGAYRIHPDADRSADADTMAPLRHIYSEHFGENRLIWGSDWPFTQFEDRMSYCLARSVALQSGHSMKAG